The sequence below is a genomic window from Candidatus Limnocylindrales bacterium.
GTCGGTACCTGCTGGGAAATCTCTACGATTTTAATCCGAACCGGGATATGATCCCCTATGCCCAACTGGAAGAGTTAGATAAGTGGGCACTCCACAGGCTCCAAAAGTTGATCGAGCGGGTTCGAAAAGCCTTTGAAAAATTCGAGTTTCATATTTTCTTCCATGCCTTTCATAATTTCTGTGCAGTGGATATGAGTGCCCTTTATCTGGATATCTTGAAAGATCGACTTTATACCTCCAAGGCCAACTCCCCCCAACGTCGGGCGGCTCAAACGGTCCTGTGGGAAGTTTTAACGGCCATGGTTAAATTGATGGCTCCCATCCTTTCCTTTACGGCTGAAGAGGTCTGGCAGCATCTTATCAAGATCGACCCCGAACTCGGTCGAAGAGAAGGAGGAAGTGTCCATCTACAAACCCTCCCGGAGGTTAATCCTACCTATGTGAACGAACAACTGGCCACCAATTGGGATAAACTCCTGGAGATCCGGGGTGAAATCTCTAAGGCCCTGGAACAGGCCAGAAAAGAAAAATGGATTGGCCACTCCTTGGATGCCGCCGTGCACCTATACGTCTCCGAGGAACTTTATCGGTTCCTTCAAGCTTATGAAAAGCAACTGAGTACCCTCTCGATCGTTTCGGCAACCGTACTTTATGAGCCCACGGTTCAACCCCCAGGGGATGTTTTTACCAGTGAATATGTTAAAGGGCTCCGGGTCAAAATCACAAAAGCTGAAGGGGAGAAGTGTGAAAGATGCTGGCAGTACAGTCCCTATGTAGGAAAGAACCCGCAACATCCCACCCTTTGTGAGCGGTGCTCGGCGGTTGTATCGGATTTATAAGGTGACAGGCAAAAGCCTGTACTTCCCTAAAGGGACAGGCAGGACGCCTGCACTCCCAAGATGCCCAGATATTTGGCTGCCCTGCTTATCATAGCCCTGGTTGTGGGGCTGGATATTATAACGAAGTTTCTTATTGTCCAAAACCTGGTTTTGTACCGGTCTAACATCTCTGTTATTCCAAACTTTCTGGATATTGTGTACTATAAAAATACCGGGGCAGCCTTTGGGATTTTAGCCGGTTTTTCTTTTAGCCATTACTTCTTTCTGGCTATTTCGTTTATAGCTCTTGTGATGCTCTTCGTGGCGTTCAAATACGCTTCCAAAGAAGGAAAACTGGTTCAGATTGCCCTACCTCTCCTCATAGGCGGAACCTTGGGAAATTTAATCGACCGCATACGGTTGGGGGCCGTGATCGATTTTATCCTGGTTCACTGGTATGATAAATTCTACTGGCCTGCCTTTAATGTTGCCGATTCGGCCATCACCGTGGGGGTTGTTCTACTTATTTTAGAAATGCTCAGAAAAAAATAAAAGAAGGAGTCTTTATGGCAGAAGTAACTTATGTTTCCCATGTGAAGATTGAACGTAAGGTAGGTCCCTTACGGTTAGCCTATTTACCTGCTGAATCGGAGCCTGTACGCTTCGGGGTACACGGCGCAGTGGCCAGACATTATGGTATCAGCCCCGACGTTTCAGAACCCCATGCCACCACCCTGGATTATATTGTTGCCGCAACGGGTGGATGACTAACCGGTACCTTTGGAGGTGCGCTGGAAGCGCGCAAGATTGAGGCAAGTAATGGACGTTTAACAGCCGAAGTCAGGGGTGAAATCGAAACCGAGAATAAAGTACTGGTGATCAAGCGTATTCATGTGATTTATTACCTTAAGGCACCGGCCAGTGCCCGGGAGACCATCCAGCGGGTGCATGATTTTCATAAGGATTATTGTCCGGTTTACCGATCCCTGTACAAAGCCATTACCATCACGACCGAATATCGATTAGAAGAGCTGGTTTAAACTTTTTACCCCTTAGGTTAAACTCAAAGGGTTAAGGTTTCCCTACCAAAATGGAACTGTAGGGGTGCACGGCCGTGCGCCCCTACAGTCCTTGGCCACAAGGACGTGAGGACCACCATGATTTACACCCACGTCCTCCAGAAAGGCGCCATGGCCATTCGCAGCCCATTGGATTCACCTCCTCGATGAACCCGGTACAAGAGATCTCAATTAAAATGCTCTCTGAGTCCCCTTAAAGGATTCCGTTCAAATTCCAAACACCGGCTTAGCTCAACCCAGGATTCGTGGGGTAGGGAGCGAAGCGGAGCCACCCCACGAATCCTTTTACGTCAGGCATGCACGGACTCCTTCTTCCTTTGGGTCGAGATACCCAGCTTTCAAAGACTCACTTCGTCTGACTTACTCGGATCTTTGAAGTGCGTGCCCACTCTTGCGACTTCGTTTAGCTTAATCAATAGTTTTAGTGGCACCCTGCCGATGTGCCGCTCTCTTTGCTAGCTCTTCTCCCTCGATGCCAGTTATAAAGCTCAGCGTCATTGGGCTACACGAGTGTATGAACTTCGGGCCAGCTCCGCCTTCCTTGCTAATCGTTTTATAGGTTCCTTGGAATTTAACATATAGTACGGGCGCACGGCCGTGCGCCCGTACACGGTGCGGATGTCGTAGCCATTTGTAAGCAAGTGGGTGGCAAAGGAGTGGCGGAAGGTACGGGGGCTGACAGGCTTGGTGATGTGGGCATCGCGGGCCGCCTGGCGGATTGCCCTTTGCAGGCCGCTTTTATCCAGATGGTGGCGGCGTACGATACCCGTAGGAGGGTCTACATGATAGTAAGTCAAACGTCCTCGTTTGATGGTAGTTGGAGGGGAAGACATATTGCCATCTCCATTCCCGGTTGGCATGAGGGTACTTGCGCTCCAGGGCATAGGGTAGGTAGACGGCGCCATAGCCTTTAGCCAGATCCTCCTCGTGCAGGCGCTTCACGCGCTGCAGGTGTTCCTGGAGGGGGGGATGAGGCTGTCAGGTAACAGCGTCACCCGGTCCTGGTCACCTTTGCCGTCCCGAACGACGATGGCTCGTTGGGCAAAGTCAATGTCCTTCACCCGCAGTCTTAGGCATTCCATCAGGCGCAGGCCGGAGTCGTAGAGGAGTTAGGCCATCAGAAGGCGGGTGCCGGACAGGTGGTTGAGGACCCGGCGCACCTCCTCTTGGGTCAGGATAGTGGGCAACCGTTTCGGTTTTTTAGCGTGCAGGGCGTAAATTACGCCCAGGTCCTTTTTCAGCACCTCGCGGTAAAGGAACAGGAGGGCGCTGAGGGCTTGATTTTGTGTGGATGCGGCGACGTTTTCCTTCACCGCCAGATGGGTAAGGAAGGCTTCGACTTCGGTGCTACCCATTTCATTGGGGTGACGTTTGTTATAGAACAGAATATAGCGTCGGATCCAGTCCACGTAGGCGTTTTCGGTGCGGATGGAGTAGTGTTTGAGTCGCAGGGCATCACGCACCTGATGAGGAACTTTTTGGGTTTTGGTTCCATGGGGTTTCCTCAGTCTTGTTTAGTGGTGGTTTTTGTGCTCTACTGTTTAGCAAGTAAGGTAAATCAGGCCATATAGCAAGAGAATACCTTTGGGATTATTATACAAGAAAGTTTCCGCAAATGCAACTTGACAAAGATATAAAAAGATATAAATTATGCTCAATTATTATTAGACAAGAAGGTTTCCGCAAATGCAACCCTGAGGACGTTTTATGACGTCTTATATGGAATCTGTATAAGACGTCTCAGAAGGGAAAAGACGCGGATTCCGTATAGTCCATAGTTAGTCCGCCTTGCTTCATCCAACACGGGTGAGTACAATTCACGTAAGATATCATATTTGAAAGAGGTGTAACTATGGCGTCTACGGCAGCTATCAGGACAGTGACAAAAATGCTGGAATCCTTGCCGGAAGCGGTGCAAGAGCAGGTGGTCGAGCATCTGCGCGAGTATCTTGCAGACCTGCAGGACGAACTGGAGTGGGATCGCTTGTTTGAACGAACACAACCCCAGTTAGTGGCCGTTGCCCGTCGTGCGAAGCAAGAAATTGCCCAAGGGCACGCACAACCAATGGACTATGAGCGGTTATGAAGTTGGCCACTTTGCCATCTTTCTGGGCAGCCTATGAGTCTCTCAGCGAAGCCATCAAGCGCAGCGCCAGGAAAGCCTATCGTTTGTGAGCACAGAGTCCATTTCATCCTTCCCTGCATTTCAAGTGCATCAATCGCGAAGAGAATGTTTGGTCTGTAAGGGACGTGATTATCGCGCTTTGGGCTTCTTGAAGGTGACGCGGTGACATGGTTTTGGATTGGTGGTCACGATGAGTACGAACGTTTCGTCTTGTGATGGGAAGGAAAGCGGGCTAGCGGCACCGAGCTCAGCCGCTGCTCCCTCGGCTCGCTGCAGCAGAGCTCGGTGCCGTTAGACGCCCTACGCACAGATTGCCTGCAAGCACCAAGATGATGGAGCAAGAATGACGCGACGGAAAACGGGTAAGAAGAGTCCGGCCAGCAGCACCGCAGCCCCTTCGGCTTCGAGGCTCAGCTCTGGGCGGCGGTGAACGCCCTGCGGGGCTCCATGGACGCCGCCGAGTCCAAGCATGTCGTGTTCGGTCTGCTCTTGCTCACGTACATCTCAGACGCCTTCGAAGCCCACCACGCTAAGCTTGAAGTCGAGCGCAACGAGGGCGCCGACCCCGAGGACCCTGACGAGTGCCGGGCCGAAAACATCTTCTGGGTTTCGTTTGAGGCGTGCTGGTTGCACCTTCAGAAGAATACCCGCCACCCCACCATCGGCCAGCTCGTCAACCACCCCACGGCGAGAGCCGGGGGCTCCCGACGCCGGGAAGCACTGGTGGTCATCGAGCAAGACAATCCCTCCCTCAAGGGAGGGCTTTCCAAGGACGACGCCAGGTCTACGCTGGACACGACATCACGTGGCCAGCGGTGGGTCTTTCCGCTGACGTAGCGACTCACGCAGGCGAGGGAGTTGGCGAGTGAGGAGCGAGCGAGCAAGGGAAGAGAGATGTATGCGAATCAATTCCTATCAAGAGGCAGCTTTTTGCTATGATAGACACGGAAGGTGCACGATGTTAAACCCCGGCTCAATCGTCCGCTGTCGCAACCGCGAGTGGGTGCTGCTGCCCGCAGAAACGGACGACGTGTTCGTGCTCCGGCCCCTTACCGGCACCACCGACGACGTGGTCCGGGTGCACAAACACCTGGCAAATCTCGTTGGCTACGACCTGCCCTTCGAGCGCGTCACACCCGCGTCGTTCCCCCTGCCGACGGCCGCGGACGTGTCGGACGCGGCGAGCGCGCATCTCCTGTGGCAGGCGGCGCGGCTCGTGCTCCGCGAGGGCGCCACTCCCTTTCGCTCCCTGGGGCGCATTTCGATCCGCCCGCGGACCTACCAGTTCGTGCCGCTGCTCATGGCGCTGCGCCTCGACCCGGTGCGGCTCTTCATCGCCGACGACGTGGGCGTGGGCAAGACCATCGAAGCGTTGCTCATCGCGAGAGAGCTGCTCGATCGCGGCGAGATCCGTCGGTTCTGCGTGCTCTGCCCGCCGTACCTCTGCGAGCAGTGGGCGGCGGAAATGGCGCAGAAGTTCGACTTGGAGCCGGTAGTGATCCGGTCCGGGACCGTGAACCACCTGGAACGCCAGGTCCCGGCAGGGAGAAGTATCTACGAGCACTTCCCGGTCCAGGTGGCGAGCCTCGATTTCGTCAAGACCGACCGCAACCGGCACCAGTTCCTGCAGTTCTGCCCTGAACTCCTCATCGTGGACGAGGTGCACGGTGCCGCGGCAGCTCAGGGCCGCGCCCAGCAGGAGCGTCACGCGTTGCTGCGCGAAGTGGCTAAGAACGAAGACCGCCATCTGATCCTCCTCACGGCCACGCCGCACTCGGGGATTGAAGAGGCGTTTCGCTCGCTCCTGGGCCTGCTGCGCCCGGAGTTCGAGGGCTGGAATCTGACGGAACTCACCGAAGAGCAGCGGATCGAGCTGGCTCGCCATTTCGTGCAGCGCACGCGCCGCGACATCGAGCAAACCTGGGAGGCGGCCACCTGTTTCCCGAAGCGGGAGACAGCAGACGAGACCTACGCACTCCCCGATCCGTACCGCGAACTCTTCGAGCGTACCTACGCGTTTTGCTCCGAGATCGTGCGGACCGGCGAGGCCCTGGAGGAGCGCCAACGTCGGGTGCGCTACTGGGGAGCCCTGGCTCTGCTTCGTTGCGTGATGTCGAGCCCCGCCGCAGCGGCCGCCGCGATCGGCAACCGCGCCGGCGGACATCTCGGCGAGGAGGAAGAAGCCGAGTTTCGGCCGTTCGTGTTCGAGTCCGCGGATGAGCGAACGGACGACGAGGCGCCGACGCCGCCGATCGAAGCGACCGCTGACGTCGTCGGAGATACCGAGCGGCGCAGGTTGCGGGAGCTGGCTCGTTTGGCCGAGGGACTGCACGGGCCTGCGAGCGACACGAAGCTGGCACGTGCCATCGAGATCGTCCGGGACCTTTTGAAGCAGGGTTTCCACCCGATCCTGTGGTGCCGCTACGTGGCCACCGCCGAGTATCTGGAAAAGCACCTGCGGGAGGCGCTGGCTTCCGAGGTGCAGGTGGTGTGCGTCACCGGCCGGCTGGGAGACGAGGAGCGGCAGACGAAGATCGAAGCGATCGACCCCGAGCGGCCCAGGGTGCTCGTCGCCACGGACTGCCTCTCCGAGGGCGTCAACCTCCAGGAGAAGTTCACCGCGGTGGTCCATTACGACCTTCCCTGGAACCCGAACCGGCTCGAGCAGCGGGAAGGCCGCGTGGACCGCTACGGCCAGCCGGCCAAAAAGGTCAAAGCGATCCGCTTCTTCGGCCGGGACAACCCGGTCGACGGGGTGGTGATCGAAGTCCTGCTCGACAAAGCGCGCGAGATCCATCGCGCTCTGGGTACATACGTTCCGGTGCCCGAGGAGGGCGAGAGCGTGATGGAGGCGGTGCTGCAAGCGCTGTTTCTGCGCGAGCGCCGCCGTACGGGCACGCAGCTCGCGCTCGACCTCGGCGTTCCGCAAGTAGATAAATTCCACCGGCGCTGGGAACGGGACGCCGAGCGCGAGCGGATCAATCGCACGCGCTTCGCCCAGCGCGCGCTCAAGCCCGAGGAGGTGCAGCGCGAGCTCGAAGCCACCGACGCCGTCCTCGGCGATCCCGCGGCCGTGCGCGAGTTCGTTCTCGCCGCGGCGCAGCGGATCGGCCTCGCCATCCAGAAAGACACCAAGCGCCCCGGGGTGTGGCGTGTGCCCCTTTCCGCAGAAGCGCTCGCCACCGTCCCCGAACCGATTCGTTTTGTTCTCACACGCCACGCCCTACTCGCTGCTTGCCACTCGCCGAAATCCTGGCTCGTGAGCTTCGACTCGCCGACCCCGGAGGGGGCGGAATACCTGGGCCGCAACCACCGATTCGTCGCAACCCTGGCGCGGTTCCTCTTCGAGGAGGCACTGGTTGGGGCGCATAGCGAATGGCGAACGGCGAACAGAATCGTGTCTCGGTGCGGAGTCATACGCACCCGGTCAGTAGGGGCGCATGGCTGTGCGCCAGGGGTACACGACCATGCGCCAGGGGTACACGACCGTGCGCCCCTACTGACCACGATCCTGCTGCTCCGGGTGCGCTACCTGGTGGAACAACCTCAACTGCGGCCTCTCTTATCGGAGGAAGTGTTGGTGCTGGCTTTCTCGGGAGCAGACCCGGCCGACGCGGAATGGCTAGAACCCGGTGACGCCCTCGAGCTACTGGCCGAGACCAAGC
It includes:
- the lspA gene encoding signal peptidase II — encoded protein: MPRYLAALLIIALVVGLDIITKFLIVQNLVLYRSNISVIPNFLDIVYYKNTGAAFGILAGFSFSHYFFLAISFIALVMLFVAFKYASKEGKLVQIALPLLIGGTLGNLIDRIRLGAVIDFILVHWYDKFYWPAFNVADSAITVGVVLLILEMLRKK
- a CDS encoding helicase-related protein, whose translation is MLNPGSIVRCRNREWVLLPAETDDVFVLRPLTGTTDDVVRVHKHLANLVGYDLPFERVTPASFPLPTAADVSDAASAHLLWQAARLVLREGATPFRSLGRISIRPRTYQFVPLLMALRLDPVRLFIADDVGVGKTIEALLIARELLDRGEIRRFCVLCPPYLCEQWAAEMAQKFDLEPVVIRSGTVNHLERQVPAGRSIYEHFPVQVASLDFVKTDRNRHQFLQFCPELLIVDEVHGAAAAQGRAQQERHALLREVAKNEDRHLILLTATPHSGIEEAFRSLLGLLRPEFEGWNLTELTEEQRIELARHFVQRTRRDIEQTWEAATCFPKRETADETYALPDPYRELFERTYAFCSEIVRTGEALEERQRRVRYWGALALLRCVMSSPAAAAAAIGNRAGGHLGEEEEAEFRPFVFESADERTDDEAPTPPIEATADVVGDTERRRLRELARLAEGLHGPASDTKLARAIEIVRDLLKQGFHPILWCRYVATAEYLEKHLREALASEVQVVCVTGRLGDEERQTKIEAIDPERPRVLVATDCLSEGVNLQEKFTAVVHYDLPWNPNRLEQREGRVDRYGQPAKKVKAIRFFGRDNPVDGVVIEVLLDKAREIHRALGTYVPVPEEGESVMEAVLQALFLRERRRTGTQLALDLGVPQVDKFHRRWERDAERERINRTRFAQRALKPEEVQRELEATDAVLGDPAAVREFVLAAAQRIGLAIQKDTKRPGVWRVPLSAEALATVPEPIRFVLTRHALLAACHSPKSWLVSFDSPTPEGAEYLGRNHRFVATLARFLFEEALVGAHSEWRTANRIVSRCGVIRTRSVGAHGCAPGVHDHAPGVHDRAPLLTTILLLRVRYLVEQPQLRPLLSEEVLVLAFSGADPADAEWLEPGDALELLAETKPDANIPLAEKRELVERALQGIGDWRAANGEWGTDHPLQSAIRDRVARRAAELTDAHKRIRQAVSLRVRGLEVKPQFPPDLLGILVLQPVVQP
- a CDS encoding phage integrase N-terminal SAM-like domain-containing protein; its protein translation is MRDALRLKHYSIRTENAYVDWIRRYILFYNKRHPNEMGSTEVEAFLTHLAVKENVAASTQNQALSALLFLYREVLKKDLGVIYALHAKKPKRLPTILTQEEVRRVLNHLSGTRLLMA